One Coffea arabica cultivar ET-39 chromosome 5e, Coffea Arabica ET-39 HiFi, whole genome shotgun sequence DNA segment encodes these proteins:
- the LOC113688422 gene encoding LOW QUALITY PROTEIN: amino acid transporter AVT3A (The sequence of the model RefSeq protein was modified relative to this genomic sequence to represent the inferred CDS: inserted 1 base in 1 codon; deleted 2 bases in 2 codons), producing the protein MYFFVLGLFWDYFCIGPIWVVVYAFEGIEMVLPLESEAKEKQQFVRILXLGSGFIFLMYGGIGILGYFAFSEETKVIITTNFGQGLLSSLVQLGLRINLFFTFLLMMNLVYEVAERRFCEARYALWMRWVTVLGVTLVALLVPNFADFLSLIGSSVCIILGFVLPTLFHLIVHKEELCTRQVLALDMAIVAPGLVYAVHGTWTSLIEIMVAKA; encoded by the exons ATGTATTTTTTTGTGTTGGGCCTTTTTTGGGATTACTTTTGTATTGGACCTATTTGGGTGGTGGTTTATGCTTTTGAAGGGATCGAAATGGTATTGCCGCTGGAGTCAGAGGCAAAGGAGAAGCAGCAGTTTGTGAGAATCC GGCTGGGCAGTGGCTTCATCTTCTTAATGTATGGAGGAATTGGAATTTTGGGGTATTTTGCTTTCAGTGAAGAGACCAAAGTTATAATCACGACCAATTTTGGGCAGGGACTATTGAGCAGCCTTGTTCAGTTGGGTTTGCGCATTAACCTATTCTTTACTTTCTTACTGATGATGAACCTTGTTTATGAGGTGGCGGAGAGGAGATTCTGTGAAGCTAGGTAT GCTTTGTGGATGAGATGGGTCACGGTTTTGGGAGTGACGTTGGTGGCTCTCCTGGTGCCAAATTTTGCTGATTTCTTGTCTCTGATTGGGAGCAGTGTATGCATCATTCTGGGTTTTGTTTTGCCGACTTTGTTTCACTTGATCGTGCACAAGGAAGAATTGTGCACAAGGCAG GTTTTGGCTCTGGATATGGCAATTGTAGCACCGGGTTTAGTATATGCTGTCCACGGAACATGGACTTCCTTGATAGAGATTATGGTAGCCAAGGCTTGA